The following are encoded together in the Anabrus simplex isolate iqAnaSimp1 chromosome 5, ASM4041472v1, whole genome shotgun sequence genome:
- the LOC136874527 gene encoding oocyte zinc finger protein XlCOF6-like, which yields MNAGEFEEVMIEIHPEFDACRNRSLNDGMRTVSVDTFDLDICFVQKSGYHLGKSVAVDTSDLEEHYEFYRYEQKFRISKTISTDTHDLEYRNKPRVTVSTGVDTDDLVESFPESFCSVCNRCCKRSSGEIFNGHLNRQNGFINHLWTDSCSNKNGIRNLLSGCQTNIEVPQQNALVLSEVKRADDSVYAHNTEELKISSNRVNKTGIKELKETRPLLLRKDFQSNSRFHMSQNSVILGNEEQKNDSEVSDNNNSEDVHLDESDHDGKYLVNSGSIKDKKLENGYSDMCVKLEEKCSKQDKTKKFECDICKAAFTRKQNIVVHLQMHSLDRTFSCGDCGRTFVALNQLRTHVQSHLTGFCLFRCELCGKGFDLNEELEHHKSTHNGGESFRCSSCHQVFRLEDEFKLHCCKERQEIEDCTVCGKSFQSPTSLSHHIQIFHKMDKMPSNTSRIKTSFECLTCGKVFRCRSALKCHETVHTGERNYVCETCNKAFPTKASLKAHASTHSGLKPFICSTCGKAFAKNDSLKTHLRKHTGERPFKCDICGQAFDRNFTLKNHRVTHTGEKKNICPICGKAFATRGALSTHERTRHSSNPEKPRKPYKRRIRDFEPCVCDVCGKVYSNQANLRIHKLTHSGDKPFLCTVCGQSFAKKYTLQCHTRKHTDERPFACDICGLTFFRNHTLKTHKLRHTGERPHVCTLCGRSFIQSASLAYHIRHHDRPPRIKGHKKKKKIFGVFLYDQPSLNDNNKILPEFSQQEVSVE from the coding sequence ATGAATGCAGGAGAATTTGAGGAGGTGATGATAGAAATCCACCCTGAGTTTGATGCTTGCAGGAATAGATCCCTTAATGATGGCATGCGAACAGTATCTGTTGATACCTTTGATTTAGATATATGCTTTGTGCAGAAGAGTGGATACCATTTAGGAAAGAGTGTTGCTGTGGATACTAGCGATTTGGAAGAACATTATGAATTCTACAGATATGAACAGAAATTTAGAATCAGTAAAACTATATCAACAGACACCCATGATTTAGAGTATCGTAACAAGCCACGAGTAACTGTCAGCACTGGTGTTGATACAGATGATTTAGTTGAATCTTTTCCTGAAAGCTTTTGCAGTGTGTGTAATAGATGTTGTAAAAGATCTAGTGGTGAGATATTTAATGGACATTTAAATAGgcaaaatggatttattaatcatTTATGGACAGACTCCTGTAGTAATAAAAATGGTATTAGAAATCTTTTAAGTGGTTGTCAAACTAATATCGAAGTACCACAGCAAAATGCCTTGGTACTCAGTGAGGTGAAACGTGCAGATGATTCTGTTTATGCCCATAACACTGAAGAGCTGAAAATCTCTAGCAACAGAGTTAATAAAACGGGCATTAAGGAACTCAAAGAAACAAGACCATTATTATTAAGAAAGGATTTTCAAAGCAATTCAAGATTCCATATGTCACAGAATAGTGTTATTCTTGGGAATGAAGAGCAGAAAAATGATTCTGAggtaagtgataataataatagtgaagatGTGCATTTGGATGAGAGTGATCATGATGGTAAGTATTTAGTGAACTCTGGAAGTATAAAGGATAAAAAATTAGAAAATGGTTATTCAGATATGTGTGTGAAATTGGAAGAAAAATGTTCTAAACAAGATAAAACAAAGAAGTTTGAGTGTGATATCTGCAAGGCAGCATTTACTCGTAAGCAAAATATTGTGGTTCATTTACAAATGCATAGTCTAGATAGAACATTTTCTTGTGGTGATTGTGGTAGAACGTTTGTAGCCTTAAATCAGTTGCGCACCCATGTTCAGAGTCATCTAACTGGGTTCTGTTTGTTTCGTTGTGAGCTCTGTGGGAAAGGATTTGACTTGAATGAGGAATTGGAACACCATAAAAGTACTCATAATGGTGGAGAATCATTTAGATGTAGTAGCTGTCACCAGGTTTTCAGACTAGAGGATGAGTTTAAATTGCACTGTTGTAAAGAGAGACAGGAAATTGAGGATTGTACTGTATGTGGAAAAAGTTTCCAGTCTCCTACTTCCTTGTCTCATCACATCCAAATTTTTCATAAAATGGATAAAATGCCATCCAATACAAGTCGAATTAAAACTTCCTTTGAGTGTTTAACCTGTGGAAAAGTGTTTCGCTGTAGAAGTGCTTTGAAGTGTCATGAAACTGTTCATACTGGAGAACGTAATTATGTTTGTGAGACTTGTAATAAGGCGTTTCCAACAAAGGCAAGTTTAAAAGCTCATGCTTCCACTCATAGTGGTCTTAAGCCATTTATTTGTTCTACATGTGGCAAAGCCTTTGCTAAAAATGACAGTTTGAAGACACATCTTCGTAAACATACGGGTGAACGGCCATTCAAATGTGACATATGTGGCCAGGCTTTTGATCGTAACTTCACACTGAAAAATCATCGTGTTACACATACTGGTGAGAAGAAAAATATCTGTCCAATTTGTGGGAAAGCATTTGCCACTCGTGGAGCTCTCAGTACTCATGAGCGGACTAGACACAGCTCAAATCCTGAAAAGCCTCGGAAACCATACAAACGTCGAATCCGTGATTTTGAACCATGTGTCTGTGATGTGTGTGGGAAAGTATATTCAAACCAGGCTAATTTACGTATACATAAATTGACACATTCAGGAGATAAGCCTTTTTTATGTACTGTTTGTGGACAGTCATTTGCCAAAAAATACACCTTGCAGTGCCACACTAGGAAACATACTGACGAGCGTCCATTTGCGTGTGATATTTGTGGGCTCACTTTCTTCAGGAACCATACCCTAAAGACTCACAAACTGAGACATACTGGGGAGCGTCCCCATGTATGTACACTATGTGGCCGGAGTTTTATTCAAAGCGCAAGTCTTGCATACCACATCCGTCATCACGATCGACCTCCTAGAATCAAGggacacaaaaagaagaagaagatttttggtGTTTTCTTGTATGATCAGCCTTCTTTAAATGATAACAACAAAATTCTCCCTGAATTTTCTCAACAGGAAGTTTCAGTAGAATAA